In Oligoflexia bacterium, the genomic stretch AGCAAATTCGTCGTATTGATCACCGTATTTTGATTTGTTAAATGCAAGGGCAGGGTCCATCGACATTAGGAATTTTGAATTCTGTTGATCAATAATAGAGGGCTTGAAGTAAGGTGATCCAATAGTGCTTTTCGTTCTCATTCAAATGTTCATCAAGGCGAGACCAGATTTTGTCCGCTTCGCTAATCGGCGAATTTTTTCTAATAATCGTTTTTAATAGGACAAAGAAATCTTTGAGGTCTTTTGGTTTCAGGTCAAAAGAAACAGAGACAGCCGTGGCCCAAGCATCTAACCCGCCATCAAGCCGGTAGAGCATGGAATTCACATAATGGATAGAAGTACCCATTTTCTTTGCAAGTTGTTCTCTCGCCTCACGCGTGCGGATTTTGCTTCGCAGAATATCTCGCAAAAAAAGTCGCCATTCCTCACCATAGCGGCTGGTTTCGCTCGACTTGTTTTTTGGGGATGCCATTTTCACCTCTGTCAAACGCTTATCATGGCACTTATCCCAAGTCTAAAACTTTGATATACCAAAGAATAGCATATGCTATTAACTTGTATATTGACTGTAAAATAATAGCACTATACTACACATACAGCTGAAGGAGGTTACTTTGCGCAAGGTTAAAAAGAGAAAGCCCATAGGCGGACTTTCACGTCAGGAACTCCGGTCGATATTTGGGAGCTACGAAGAAGCTGCAGATGTCTTGGAGCTATTGCCAAGGTATTTGTCGGAACGGTTTGGCCGCTCCAAAAATGGTGGGTTTGGATTTTTTGGAATTGAAAAAATCCGCGTCGATTTTATTCCCGATATTAAAAGGGTTGAGATTGAGAACATCTACGCAACCAATACAGCGACGATTTTTTTACCGCATGTTAAAGGGGAATCAGAAGAGGATCAGGAGGAAAGAGCAAGAGAGGCGATTCGATATTTTATGCCCTGTTTACCTGACTCCCAAGAGAGAGCCACCGCTCAATTTTATGAGTTGATCAAATCAGCAGGGAAACAAGAATTACTTCAGATGTTAAAGGAGAAATATAAAAAATGAACAAATCGGCAGTCAATGGCATGAAAAGAAGCCATCTGGTTCCTTGGCTCAACGATTGCGAACGATTGATAAACGAAATGCTGGGATAAATCTTTTTGGAATTAATTTTGAGCCATTTCGAACAAAAGATTTCTTGGAGGCGTTGATGGTAGGAGAACTTCGAGGTATTTCGGACAGAGTTCCGCACGCTGCGAATTTAAAGTTATTCGGTTTTCTTGATGGCCTCGCACTAGCCTATCTAATGGGACGTCTTAAATATTCTTTGGAAAATGACCAATTATTTTCTGAAAGTGAGATGTATGAACCTTCTAAATATCAAAAAAGTGGAAATCGGAAAGCAAATAAGAAAGTATCGGTGCCACCTCGGACTGGCGCAAACACGGTTGGCAAAGAAATTAAAAGTAAGCCCTCAATTTCTGGGTCACATA encodes the following:
- a CDS encoding helix-turn-helix transcriptional regulator; translation: MTNYFLKVRCMNLLNIKKVEIGKQIRKYRCHLGLAQTRLAKKLKVSPQFLGHIEKGKIGCPENILKILIQELGLNKKEIKKIFQDAVNEQVDELFGT